One Helicobacter cetorum MIT 00-7128 DNA window includes the following coding sequences:
- a CDS encoding murein hydrolase activator EnvC family protein, which yields MPKFGVFLVLVVALVANASDVNQDIKINQNRLKKTHQEKLQLNSRLNALGGAIVLKERQKKEIENQIALLKKSLEKNRNESLSQEKTLEDYRSSLESLQQKKSHLQGGVLEVLLKNLLFSQALEKQNLTSPHDVVLQVAFENLHKNALSKIAQLSEEEKKLGAQMLKTKDSIQKISIVIDAQKSRHLELKTLQAQQSKLINEMQKDKLAYNQRLDTIERERQNLNSLLKHLNIIKQTKEKEALEKRQEQERLSRAKNSKALDVKQVANSYKNINTIVYKGPKTIAPLNDYEVVQKFGPYIDPVYNLKIFSESVTLVPKTPNALVRNVLDGKIVFAKEINMLKKVVVIEHKNGIRTIYSQLDKIAPTIKSGMHIQKGYVLGRIEQRLSFEVTMKEKHINPLELIAHNN from the coding sequence ATGCCTAAATTTGGAGTTTTTTTAGTGTTGGTGGTTGCATTAGTTGCTAATGCTAGCGATGTGAATCAAGATATTAAAATCAATCAAAATCGCTTAAAAAAGACCCATCAAGAAAAACTCCAATTAAATAGTCGCCTTAATGCTTTAGGGGGAGCTATTGTTTTAAAAGAGCGTCAAAAAAAAGAGATTGAAAATCAAATCGCTCTTTTAAAAAAGAGTTTGGAAAAAAATCGTAACGAAAGTTTGTCTCAAGAAAAAACCCTTGAAGATTATCGTTCCTCGCTAGAAAGCTTGCAACAAAAAAAATCGCATTTACAAGGTGGTGTTTTAGAGGTTTTGTTGAAAAATCTTTTATTTTCTCAAGCTTTAGAAAAACAGAATTTAACCTCACCCCATGATGTGGTGTTGCAAGTAGCGTTTGAAAATTTGCATAAAAACGCTCTTTCAAAGATAGCGCAATTAAGCGAAGAGGAAAAAAAGTTAGGTGCACAAATGCTTAAGACCAAGGATAGCATTCAAAAAATTTCTATTGTTATTGATGCGCAAAAATCTCGGCACTTAGAACTAAAGACCTTGCAAGCACAGCAAAGTAAACTTATCAACGAAATGCAAAAAGATAAGTTAGCCTATAATCAGCGCTTAGATACGATAGAAAGAGAGCGTCAAAATTTAAATTCCTTATTAAAGCATTTAAATATCATTAAGCAAACTAAAGAAAAAGAGGCATTAGAAAAGCGTCAAGAGCAAGAAAGGCTTAGTCGTGCTAAAAATTCTAAAGCTTTAGATGTTAAACAAGTGGCTAACTCTTACAAAAATATTAACACCATCGTTTATAAGGGGCCAAAGACTATTGCGCCTTTAAATGATTATGAAGTGGTGCAAAAATTTGGACCTTATATTGACCCGGTATATAATTTAAAGATTTTTAGTGAATCTGTTACTTTAGTGCCAAAGACCCCTAATGCTTTAGTGCGTAATGTTTTAGATGGCAAAATTGTATTTGCCAAAGAAATTAATATGCTTAAAAAGGTTGTGGTCATTGAGCATAAAAACGGCATTAGAACCATTTATTCTCAACTAGATAAAATTGCCCCTACAATCAAAAGTGGTATGCATATTCAAAAAGGTTATGTTTTAGGGCGCATTGAGCAACGCTTAAGCTTTGAAGTAACCATGAAAGAAAAACATATTAACCCTTTAGAATTGATTGCACACAATAATTAA
- a CDS encoding carbon-nitrogen hydrolase has protein sequence MKLKATILQHAYKGSREATLAHTANLLKLAKEKHVDTNLVVLQELHPYSYFCQNEDPKLFDLGEHFEEDKAFFSHLAKEFKVVLVTSLFEKRAKGLYHNTAVVFENDGSIAGTYRKMHIPDDPGFYEKFYFTPGDLGFEPISTSVGKLGLMVCWDQWYPEGARIMALKGAEILIYPSAIGFLEEDTKEEKMRQQNAWETIQRGHAIANGLPVIATNRVGVELDSSGVIKGGITFFGSSFIAGAQGEILAKASDKEEILYAEIDLERIEEVRRMWPFLRDRRIDSYKEILQRYLIN, from the coding sequence ATGAAATTAAAAGCTACAATTCTACAACATGCCTATAAAGGTTCTAGGGAGGCTACTTTAGCACATACAGCTAATTTATTAAAGCTTGCTAAAGAAAAACATGTAGATACTAATTTAGTTGTATTACAAGAGTTGCACCCTTATAGTTATTTTTGCCAAAACGAAGACCCTAAACTTTTTGATTTAGGAGAGCATTTTGAGGAAGATAAAGCGTTTTTTAGTCATTTGGCTAAGGAATTTAAAGTGGTGCTTGTAACTTCATTGTTTGAAAAGCGTGCTAAAGGGCTTTATCATAACACGGCAGTTGTTTTTGAAAATGATGGCTCAATAGCTGGAACTTATCGCAAAATGCACATTCCTGATGACCCCGGCTTTTATGAGAAGTTTTATTTTACGCCCGGAGATTTAGGCTTTGAGCCTATATCTACAAGTGTTGGAAAATTAGGCTTAATGGTGTGTTGGGACCAGTGGTATCCAGAGGGTGCTAGGATTATGGCATTAAAAGGGGCAGAAATTTTAATCTATCCTAGTGCGATAGGATTCTTAGAGGAAGATACCAAAGAAGAAAAAATGCGCCAACAAAACGCATGGGAGACAATTCAGAGAGGGCATGCGATTGCTAATGGCTTGCCTGTGATTGCGACTAATAGAGTAGGGGTAGAATTAGATTCTAGTGGTGTGATTAAAGGAGGCATTACTTTTTTTGGTTCTAGTTTTATAGCAGGGGCTCAAGGTGAGATTCTAGCTAAAGCAAGTGATAAAGAAGAGATTCTATATGCTGAAATTGATTTGGAGCGCATAGAAGAAGTGCGCAGAATGTGGCCATTTTTAAGAGATAGGCGCATAGATTCGTATAAAGAAATCCTTCAACGCTATCTTATAAATTGA
- the trmB gene encoding tRNA (guanosine(46)-N7)-methyltransferase TrmB: MPHFLAHFNSNALNYPLESGDFCFIKELISLKNSYKSYVYASFKNQVFLLQKIKRSNDFLIKTEKATPLDREIAKSALRAYAQFFEVKSHNLQENSRHASEKKALKLDNLEQFLKRCNQPILIEIGFGSGRHLLELARNNPNKICLGIEIYTPSIAQVLKQVELQNLSNLIVLQADARLVLESMHNQTCEKIFVHFPVPWNDKKHRRVLSERFLNEALRVLKVGGMLELRTDDETYFKDSLNLVLENPKAHVEIKKNAPSSVVSKYEARWNKLEKNIYDLRVITLKEAYSLEKPSNFDFSFEALKGLDEKMERLLKTPKRVKEGYFVHVCNVYTNCGEYLIELSLGDFDWPMRLFVRISNGGKVSYLNKTPLKTLANYKAHQLLANILKQEEGC; the protein is encoded by the coding sequence GTGCCTCATTTTTTAGCTCATTTTAATTCTAATGCTCTAAATTACCCCTTAGAAAGTGGGGATTTTTGTTTTATTAAAGAGCTAATAAGCCTTAAAAATTCCTATAAAAGCTATGTGTATGCGAGCTTTAAAAATCAAGTTTTCTTACTACAAAAAATTAAGCGTTCTAATGATTTTTTAATTAAAACTGAAAAAGCAACGCCCCTAGATAGAGAGATTGCAAAAAGCGCTCTTAGGGCTTATGCACAATTTTTTGAAGTAAAATCTCATAATTTACAAGAAAATTCTAGGCATGCAAGTGAAAAAAAAGCCCTTAAATTAGATAATTTAGAGCAATTTCTAAAACGATGCAACCAACCTATTTTAATAGAAATTGGTTTTGGAAGTGGGAGGCATTTGTTAGAATTAGCTAGAAATAATCCTAATAAAATATGTTTAGGCATAGAAATCTATACCCCTTCTATTGCTCAAGTGTTAAAGCAAGTTGAATTGCAAAATCTCTCTAATTTAATCGTGTTGCAAGCTGATGCAAGACTTGTTTTAGAAAGCATGCATAATCAAACTTGCGAAAAGATTTTTGTGCATTTTCCTGTGCCTTGGAATGATAAAAAACATCGTAGGGTTTTGAGTGAGAGATTTTTAAACGAGGCTTTAAGGGTGTTAAAGGTAGGGGGAATGTTGGAATTACGCACCGATGATGAAACATATTTTAAAGATAGCTTGAATTTAGTTTTAGAAAATCCTAAAGCGCATGTTGAGATTAAAAAAAATGCGCCAAGTTCTGTGGTTAGTAAATATGAGGCTCGTTGGAATAAACTTGAAAAAAATATCTATGATTTGAGGGTTATTACTCTTAAAGAGGCTTATTCTTTAGAAAAACCCTCAAATTTTGATTTTTCGTTTGAGGCTCTTAAGGGGCTTGATGAAAAAATGGAGCGCCTTTTAAAAACGCCCAAAAGGGTTAAAGAGGGGTATTTTGTGCATGTTTGCAATGTGTATACTAATTGTGGAGAATATTTAATAGAATTGAGTTTGGGAGATTTTGATTGGCCCATGCGTTTGTTTGTAAGAATCTCTAATGGGGGCAAGGTAAGCTATTTAAATAAAACGCCTTTAAAAACACTTGCTAATTATAAAGCCCACCAATTACTCGCAAATATTTTGAAACAAGAAGAGGGGTGTTAG
- a CDS encoding ABC transporter ATP-binding protein, whose amino-acid sequence MSLIISANDLRLQYHQGEPVIKNASLKIKRKDFVFISGLSGSGKSTLLRSFYGELPVTSGSLEVCNINMNSASKSTILDLRKHIGIVFQDYKLIPDYTIEQNIRLPMLICGVKKEECDAQLEKLLGHIDLRHKANRYPRELSGGEQQRVAMARAMATCPELILADEPTGNLDEFSSNKIWSLLKGMNTQLNATIVVVTHRIPPFFSAHHREVRIEDGEIHE is encoded by the coding sequence ATGAGTTTGATTATTTCAGCTAATGATTTGCGTTTGCAATATCATCAAGGTGAGCCTGTAATTAAAAATGCTAGTTTGAAGATTAAACGCAAGGATTTTGTTTTTATTTCTGGGCTTAGCGGGAGTGGCAAAAGCACGCTTTTACGCTCTTTTTATGGAGAATTGCCTGTAACAAGCGGGAGTTTAGAAGTATGCAATATTAATATGAATAGCGCTTCAAAATCTACGATTTTAGATTTGCGTAAGCATATTGGCATTGTGTTTCAAGACTATAAACTCATTCCTGATTATACGATAGAGCAAAACATTCGTTTGCCTATGTTAATTTGTGGGGTTAAAAAAGAAGAATGTGATGCTCAATTAGAAAAACTTTTAGGGCATATTGATTTGCGCCATAAAGCTAATCGCTACCCTAGAGAATTAAGCGGGGGCGAACAACAGCGAGTGGCTATGGCTAGGGCTATGGCAACTTGCCCTGAACTTATTTTAGCTGATGAGCCTACAGGTAATTTAGACGAATTTTCTAGCAATAAAATTTGGAGCTTGCTTAAAGGCATGAACACACAATTAAACGCCACTATAGTGGTAGTTACCCATAGAATCCCTCCATTTTTTAGCGCTCATCATAGGGAAGTTCGTATTGAAGATGGAGAAATCCATGAATAA
- a CDS encoding tRNA threonylcarbamoyladenosine dehydratase — protein MIQTQEPIDRFTRTRWLFKEDFNSIRQKSVLICGVGGVGGFALDALYRVGVSKITIIDKDIFDITNQNRQIGSEQVGQSKVQTLQSIYQGIETLELRVDEAFLSSFNFKDYDYVLDCMDDLPIKASLAQKCQDMPYGRFISSMGSAKRLNPQLIQVSSVWKSHGDRFGRKFRDFLKKRHFKGNFKVVFSPEPPHCKELGSFSAVTASFGLQIASEVVRDIIHKK, from the coding sequence ATGATTCAAACACAAGAGCCAATTGATCGTTTCACACGCACAAGGTGGTTATTTAAAGAAGATTTTAATTCAATACGCCAAAAAAGTGTGCTAATTTGTGGAGTAGGAGGCGTTGGAGGTTTTGCCTTAGACGCCTTATATCGTGTTGGGGTAAGTAAGATTACCATTATTGATAAAGATATTTTTGACATAACCAATCAAAACCGCCAAATTGGTTCAGAGCAAGTTGGGCAATCAAAGGTGCAAACTTTGCAATCTATTTATCAAGGTATTGAAACACTAGAATTAAGAGTAGATGAGGCATTTTTATCTTCATTTAATTTTAAAGATTATGATTATGTGTTAGATTGTATGGATGATTTGCCTATTAAGGCTAGTTTAGCCCAGAAATGTCAAGATATGCCCTATGGGCGTTTTATCAGCTCTATGGGGAGTGCTAAACGCCTAAACCCACAACTTATTCAAGTTAGTAGCGTGTGGAAAAGTCATGGAGATAGGTTTGGGCGAAAATTTAGAGATTTTTTAAAAAAGCGCCATTTTAAGGGGAATTTCAAGGTGGTTTTTAGTCCAGAGCCTCCTCATTGCAAAGAGCTTGGGAGTTTTAGTGCGGTTACTGCAAGCTTTGGATTACAGATTGCTAGTGAAGTTGTCCGAGATATTATTCATAAAAAATAA
- a CDS encoding FtsX-like permease family protein: MKAFKRHLAFIVPLVALLFGLQCVMLIDRSVAQKEKNLIENYSVVLASTQKLDLNFLTQNFSEVIALKEINPNESLEPLKKTIGIEDFMQLKKNLPFFYSLQFSTFPSQERLEAIRSKLFKIPGVQKVEVFAKTHMQVYELLNFIKVAVCVFALLVFALSVLLLLKQIRVWIYEYQECLEIMDLLGASMPFRNGFLFKMALIDSLIASLLTPIIMVYVVSQKGFQGAMKALEIVESTFIIEDFFWGLLVSFVVSLFLVLFVVWRSKHA; this comes from the coding sequence ATGAAAGCTTTCAAAAGACATCTAGCTTTTATTGTGCCGCTTGTAGCGTTGTTGTTTGGTTTGCAATGTGTAATGCTAATAGATAGATCAGTTGCGCAAAAAGAAAAGAATTTAATTGAAAATTATTCAGTGGTTTTAGCTAGCACGCAGAAATTAGATTTAAATTTTTTAACTCAAAACTTTAGTGAAGTGATTGCTTTAAAAGAAATCAATCCTAATGAGTCCTTAGAACCCCTAAAAAAGACTATAGGCATTGAGGACTTTATGCAGTTAAAAAAGAATTTGCCCTTTTTTTATTCGTTGCAATTTTCTACTTTTCCTAGTCAAGAGCGCTTAGAGGCAATACGCTCAAAATTATTTAAAATTCCGGGTGTGCAAAAAGTAGAGGTATTTGCTAAAACACATATGCAAGTGTATGAATTATTAAACTTTATTAAAGTGGCTGTTTGCGTATTTGCGCTTTTAGTGTTTGCTTTGTCTGTGTTGTTGCTCCTTAAACAAATTCGTGTGTGGATTTATGAATACCAAGAATGCTTAGAAATTATGGACTTACTAGGGGCGTCTATGCCTTTTAGAAATGGTTTTTTGTTTAAAATGGCATTGATTGATTCTTTGATTGCAAGTCTTTTAACACCTATTATTATGGTTTATGTGGTTTCGCAAAAAGGTTTTCAAGGAGCTATGAAAGCCTTAGAAATTGTTGAAAGCACCTTTATTATAGAGGATTTTTTCTGGGGCTTGTTGGTTAGTTTTGTTGTTTCTCTTTTCTTGGTTTTATTTGTGGTATGGAGGTCTAAACATGCCTAA
- the fliS gene encoding flagellar export chaperone FliS — protein sequence MRYANAYQAYQQNTVSVESPAKLIEMLYEGILKFASQAKRHIETEDIEKKIYYINKVTDIFTELLNILDYERGGEVAVYLTGLYTHQIKVLTQANLENDASKIDVVLNVARGLLEAWREIHPNELS from the coding sequence ATGCGATATGCTAATGCTTATCAAGCTTACCAACAAAATACTGTGAGTGTAGAATCTCCTGCAAAGCTAATTGAAATGCTTTATGAGGGGATTTTAAAATTTGCCTCTCAAGCTAAACGCCATATTGAAACAGAGGATATTGAAAAGAAAATCTACTATATCAATAAAGTTACTGATATTTTTACAGAATTATTAAATATTTTAGATTATGAGAGGGGTGGGGAAGTAGCTGTGTATTTAACCGGTCTATACACACATCAAATTAAAGTTTTAACTCAAGCAAATTTAGAAAATGATGCGAGCAAGATTGATGTGGTGCTAAATGTAGCTAGAGGATTATTAGAGGCTTGGAGAGAAATTCATCCTAATGAACTCTCTTGA
- a CDS encoding FlaG family protein, giving the protein MVNEIQGDVQAVSSNSSAPTSAQVAHVSQVNRASANFSDKTTPTKPIDIEQYEPKLKLLSEHLNDEMKRIGTDIDFSYNDEIKGLIVSVKDANGDKVLREIPSKEAIELMQRMRDIVGIIFDKKG; this is encoded by the coding sequence ATGGTAAATGAGATTCAAGGCGATGTTCAAGCTGTTTCAAGTAATTCTAGTGCTCCAACGAGCGCTCAAGTAGCGCATGTGAGTCAAGTTAATAGAGCAAGCGCTAATTTTTCGGATAAAACAACACCCACAAAGCCTATAGACATAGAGCAATATGAGCCAAAACTAAAATTATTGAGCGAGCATTTGAACGATGAGATGAAGCGCATTGGCACAGATATTGACTTTAGTTATAACGATGAGATTAAGGGCTTGATTGTCTCTGTAAAAGACGCTAATGGAGATAAGGTTCTAAGAGAGATTCCTTCCAAAGAAGCCATAGAACTTATGCAAAGAATGCGTGATATTGTAGGGATTATTTTTGATAAAAAAGGCTAG
- a CDS encoding fibronectin type III domain-containing protein yields MRSWTKTRYLALFVQTSVVLGILMGCSSVKNHKFLAFDNKEHVDSQLPIVHSIRTINDVSSVGFEWANIVDAYKIDGFILYRLKKDGKPKKIATIKNPYATHYYDDGLETESAYIYQMATYKGDRISNLSNAISTKTSFINPVEQVFASQAYPKGVKVFWSPHPNPSISRYIIQRQNKDGKFSNIAMVKNRLYVEYFDKNLQDGQHYNYRVIAENFTGDKSKPSMVVEGKTKNLPPPITNVRVSQNLTRHIELSWDKSPQADVIAYRIYASNARKDKYKLIAQTANTSYVDKIERDNVTRFYKVVAMDKVHIEGELPKDPVIGETAPRPEAPIIIKGLIQDSSALIQWENSIGPKINHYAVYRFEGNSKTPLRFGNITQNQFIDKDMKVGTAYRYQVVSVDKDGLESHPSKEVRLFLER; encoded by the coding sequence ATGAGGTCTTGGACGAAAACAAGATACTTAGCGCTTTTTGTGCAAACTAGCGTTGTATTAGGCATTTTAATGGGGTGTTCTTCTGTAAAGAATCACAAATTTTTAGCTTTTGACAATAAAGAACATGTTGATTCGCAATTACCTATAGTGCATTCTATAAGAACGATTAATGATGTAAGCTCTGTGGGTTTTGAATGGGCTAATATTGTAGATGCTTATAAAATTGATGGTTTTATTTTGTATCGTTTGAAAAAAGATGGCAAGCCTAAAAAAATCGCTACCATTAAAAATCCTTATGCGACCCATTATTATGATGATGGCTTAGAAACTGAGAGTGCCTATATTTATCAAATGGCTACTTATAAAGGCGATAGAATCTCTAATCTCTCTAATGCAATAAGCACTAAAACTTCCTTTATCAATCCTGTAGAACAAGTTTTTGCAAGCCAAGCATATCCCAAAGGTGTGAAAGTCTTTTGGAGTCCTCACCCCAATCCTAGTATCTCAAGATATATTATTCAAAGGCAAAATAAAGACGGCAAGTTTTCTAATATTGCTATGGTAAAAAATCGCTTGTATGTGGAATATTTTGATAAGAATTTACAAGATGGACAGCATTATAACTATCGTGTGATTGCTGAAAATTTTACAGGTGATAAATCTAAGCCTAGTATGGTAGTTGAGGGTAAGACTAAAAATTTACCCCCACCTATAACTAATGTTAGAGTGAGTCAAAATTTAACACGCCATATTGAACTAAGTTGGGATAAGTCTCCTCAAGCTGATGTCATAGCTTATCGTATTTATGCCTCAAATGCTCGCAAGGATAAATATAAGCTTATCGCACAAACTGCAAATACTTCTTATGTGGATAAGATAGAAAGAGACAATGTTACACGCTTTTATAAGGTTGTTGCTATGGATAAAGTGCATATTGAGGGAGAATTACCCAAAGACCCCGTTATAGGAGAGACAGCACCTAGACCCGAAGCACCCATTATTATTAAAGGGCTTATTCAAGATTCTTCAGCTCTTATTCAATGGGAAAATAGTATAGGGCCTAAGATAAATCATTATGCGGTATATCGTTTTGAGGGTAATTCAAAAACCCCTTTGCGTTTTGGAAATATCACACAAAATCAATTTATTGATAAAGACATGAAAGTAGGCACAGCCTATCGCTACCAAGTGGTGAGTGTGGATAAGGACGGCTTAGAATCACACCCTAGCAAAGAAGTGCGTCTGTTTTTAGAGCGTTAA
- the fliD gene encoding flagellar filament capping protein FliD, whose protein sequence is MGVGSLSSLGLGSKVLNYDVIDKLKTADEKTLIAPLDKKMEQNIEKQKALVEIKTLLSALKTPIKTLSDYSTYIGRKSSVSGDALSASVGAGVPVQDIKVDVRKLAQGDINELGAKFSSRDDVFSETNTTLKFYTQGKNYALPIKAGMTLGDVAQSITDATNGDVMGIVMKTGGDNPYQLMVNTKNTGEDNRVYFGTHLKSSLKAQSALSLGVSESGESDVSLRLKGSDNEMHEVPIMLEIPENYSVKQKNEAIQKAMLKALQDDPNFKDLIANGDISVDIVHNGDSLIINDRRGEPIEIKGSKAKELGFEQTKTQDDDLFKSARTIKEGKLEGIISLNGETLDLSSLTSANNSSEQNTDAIVDAINAKEGLSAYKNSEGKLVINAKKGLLKIRGEDALGKASLKDLGLSAGTTQSYAVAQKELFLVKNLQKASDAEFTYNGVSITRPTNEVNDVIGGVSITLQQTTEPNKPAIISVSRDNQAIIDSIKDFVKAYNELIPKLDEDTRFDPDTKIAGIFNGVSDIRTIRSSLNNVFSYTLYTDGGVESLMKYGLGLDDKGTMSLDESRLSSALSSNPKATQDFFYGSDKNDVSGREIHQDGIFTKFSQVISNLIDGGNAKLKIYEDSLDRDAKSLAKDKESAQETLKTRYNTMAERFAAYDGQISKANQKFNSVQMMIDQAAAKKN, encoded by the coding sequence ATGGGAGTAGGGTCATTAAGCTCTTTAGGACTTGGGAGTAAAGTCTTAAACTATGATGTGATTGATAAGCTTAAAACTGCAGATGAAAAAACCTTAATCGCACCATTAGATAAAAAAATGGAGCAAAATATTGAAAAGCAAAAAGCACTTGTAGAAATCAAAACACTTCTTTCAGCGCTTAAAACTCCCATTAAGACTCTTTCGGATTATTCTACCTATATTGGCAGAAAAAGCAGTGTTTCAGGAGATGCGCTAAGTGCGAGTGTGGGAGCTGGTGTTCCTGTGCAAGATATTAAGGTTGATGTGCGAAAGTTAGCACAAGGCGATATTAATGAACTAGGAGCAAAGTTTTCTTCAAGAGATGATGTTTTTAGTGAAACAAATACCACGCTTAAATTTTACACTCAAGGTAAGAATTACGCATTACCCATTAAAGCAGGTATGACTTTAGGCGATGTAGCTCAAAGTATTACCGATGCAACCAATGGTGATGTGATGGGGATTGTGATGAAAACAGGCGGTGATAATCCCTACCAACTTATGGTAAATACCAAAAATACCGGTGAAGACAATAGGGTATATTTTGGAACACATTTAAAATCAAGTCTTAAAGCTCAAAGTGCGCTTTCTTTGGGGGTAAGTGAGAGTGGAGAGAGTGATGTGAGCTTGCGATTAAAAGGTAGCGATAATGAAATGCATGAAGTGCCTATCATGCTAGAAATTCCCGAAAATTACTCTGTTAAACAAAAAAATGAGGCAATCCAAAAAGCCATGCTAAAAGCTTTGCAAGATGACCCTAATTTTAAAGATTTAATTGCCAATGGAGATATTTCTGTAGATATTGTTCATAATGGGGATTCTTTAATTATCAATGATAGGCGTGGAGAGCCTATTGAAATTAAAGGTAGTAAGGCTAAAGAGCTAGGTTTTGAGCAAACTAAAACTCAAGATGATGATTTATTTAAGAGTGCACGCACAATTAAGGAGGGTAAATTAGAAGGCATAATTAGCTTGAATGGCGAAACCCTAGATTTATCTTCTTTGACAAGTGCGAATAATTCTAGCGAGCAAAATACCGATGCGATTGTTGATGCCATTAATGCTAAAGAGGGATTGAGCGCTTATAAAAATTCAGAGGGCAAGCTAGTTATTAATGCTAAGAAAGGTTTGCTAAAAATTAGAGGCGAAGATGCATTGGGAAAAGCAAGCTTAAAAGACTTGGGCTTAAGTGCTGGCACTACACAATCATATGCAGTGGCTCAAAAAGAACTTTTTTTAGTTAAAAATTTACAAAAAGCAAGCGATGCAGAATTTACCTATAATGGTGTGAGTATCACACGCCCTACCAATGAAGTTAATGATGTGATTGGTGGGGTTAGTATCACCTTACAACAAACTACTGAGCCCAATAAACCCGCTATCATTAGTGTGAGTAGGGACAATCAAGCCATTATAGATAGCATTAAAGATTTTGTAAAAGCCTATAATGAATTAATTCCTAAGCTTGATGAGGACACTCGCTTTGACCCTGATACCAAAATTGCAGGGATTTTTAATGGGGTGAGTGATATACGCACGATTCGCTCATCGCTCAACAATGTGTTTTCTTATACATTATATACAGATGGCGGTGTAGAAAGCCTTATGAAATATGGTTTAGGCTTAGATGATAAAGGCACAATGAGTTTAGATGAATCAAGGTTGTCTAGCGCTTTAAGCTCAAATCCTAAAGCTACGCAAGATTTTTTCTATGGAAGCGATAAAAATGATGTTTCAGGTAGAGAAATCCATCAAGATGGTATTTTTACGAAGTTTAGTCAAGTTATTTCTAATCTCATTGATGGAGGGAATGCTAAATTAAAGATTTATGAGGATTCTTTAGATAGGGATGCTAAAAGTTTGGCTAAGGATAAAGAGAGCGCTCAAGAAACCTTAAAGACTCGCTATAACACAATGGCAGAGCGTTTTGCAGCCTATGATGGTCAAATTTCTAAGGCTAATCAAAAATTTAATTCAGTGCAGATGATGATTGACCAAGCAGCTGCCAAGAAAAACTAA